One segment of Solanum stenotomum isolate F172 chromosome 1, ASM1918654v1, whole genome shotgun sequence DNA contains the following:
- the LOC125853788 gene encoding pumilio homolog 24: protein MAAKPDDSKKRKHAPAAGGKSAPKKLKSSTDKVLKKPHKSIKQLGDKKQQPKPHVPVESKRERRIQAKELAEARKKKRKKHYTLEQELASLWEKMRTRNIAKEERSRLVSDALKKMKGKIPEIASSHVSSRVLQTCVKHCTQDERNAVFVEIRPHFITLATNTYAVHLVTKMLDNASKEQQAQFISALHGHVATLLRHMVGSLVVEHAYQLGNAAQKQTLLMELYSPELQLFKDLISAKEARLVDVISNLQLQKGSVIRHMTSVLQPIMEKGILDHSIIHRALVEYLTIADKTSAAEIIQQLSSPDLVRMIHTKDGSKIGIFCIKHGSAKERKKIIKGMKDKVGKVARDKCGALVLVSILSIVDDTKLLSKVIIRELEGILKELLSDQNGRRPLLQLLHPNSSRHFSPDELAALGSSVPSLVTKSPSEVNETETSGLGEAGKEDADVTESSLVNEGGKKDPLTRRQELLVHSGLAEKLIDACCEMAEELLRSNFGKDVIYEVAMGGADSILSPTLDGKLETLHGVIASLAAHPKMEGSDEQHLFEDFHSSRTIRKLILDSPSFACTLYEKALKGKCSIWAQGHSAKVISALLETSSAMVHKLVKKEVQPLVDDGILKLAK from the exons ATGGCGGCAAAACCAGACGATTCCAAAAAGCGAAAGCATGCACCAGCAGCCGGAGGTAAATCAGCTCCGAAGAAACTGAAATCATCAACGGACAAGGTTCTGAAGAAACCCCATAAATCGATAAAGCAGCTTGGAGATAAGAAGCAACAACCCAAGCCTCATGTCCCAGTTGAATCCAAGCGAGAGCGTCGTATACAGGCAAAG GAGCTAGCTGaagcaaggaagaagaagaggaagaagcaTTACACATTGGAGCAA GAGCTAGCATCACTATGGGAGAAGATGAGAACTCGAAATATTGCGAAAGAAGAAAGATCGAG ATTGGTGAGTGAtgctttgaagaaaatgaaagggAAGATCCCTGAAATAGCAAGCTCCCATGTTTCTTCTCGTGTTCTTCAG ACTTGTGTGAAACATTGTACACAAGATGAAAGGAATGCTGTGTTTGTGGAGATTCGACCTCATTTTATCACTCTTGCTACCAATACCTATGCAGTTCATCTGGTGACAAAGATGCTTGATAATG CATCCAAAGAGCAGCAGGCACAATTTATTTCTGCTCTTCATGGGCATGTTGCTACTCTTCTTAGGCATATGGTTGGTTCACTTG TTGTTGAACATGCTTATCAGTTGGGAAATGCAGCTCAAAAACAAACTCTTCTGATGGAGCTGTATTCCCCAGAGCTTCAGTTGTTCAAAGATTTGATCTCAGCGAAGGAAGCAAG GCTAGTTGACGTTATATCCAACCTACAGCTTCAAAAGGGTTCAGTTATACGGCACATGACCTCTGTACTTCAGCCTATTATGGAGAAAGGGATACTGGACCACTCAATTATACACAGGGCACTTGTGGAATACTTAACTATTGCTGATAAG ACTTCTGCTGCAGAAATAATCCAGCAGTTGTCAAGTCCAGACCTTGTTCGGATGATTCACACAAAGGATGGATCCAAGATTGGGATATTCTGCATCAAACATGGGAGCGCAAAG GAGCGGAAGAAGATCATCAAAGGGATGAAAGACAAGGTTGGAAAGGTAGCACGTGATAAATGTGGGGCTTTG GTGCTTGTCTCCATCCTTTCAATTGTCGATGACACAAAACTTCTATCAAAG GTCATCATTCGTGAGCTTGAAGGAATTCTGAAGGAGCTTCTTTCAGATCAG AATGGTAGGCGCCCATTGTTGCAATTACTGCATCCAAATAGCTCGCGCCATTTCAGCCCTGATGAGCTCGCAGCCCTTGGTTCATCTGTTCCTTCGCTTGTCACCAAG AGCCCATCAGAAGTAAATGAAACAGAAACTTCAGGGCTTGGTGAAGCTGGTAAAGAAGATGCTGATGTTACCGAGAGTTCACTTGTGAATGAAGGAGGAAAGAAGGATCCTCTTACAAGGCGGCAAGAATTATTGGTCCATAGTGGGCTAGCTGAG AAACTCATTGATGCATGTTGTGAGATGGCTGAGGAATTGCTAAGATCAAACTTCGGTAAAGATGTCATATATGAG GTTGCCATGGGAGGTGCTGACAGCATCCTTAGTCCAACTTTAGATGGAAAGTTGGAAACCTTACATGGTGTTATAGCATCTCTGGCAGCACATCCTAAAATGGAGGGGTCAGATGAACAACATCTCTTTGAAGACTTCCATTCTAGCAGGACCATCAGAAAACTGATCTTGGACTCCCCTTCTTTTGCTTGCACTTTGTATGAAAAAGCGCTGAAAGGAAAATGTTCAATTTGGGCTCAAGGCCACAG TGCGAAAGTAATTAGTGCATTGTTGGAAACTTCAAGTGCTATGGTACACAAGCTTGTGAAGAAGGAAGTGCAACCATTGGTAGATGATGGTATCCTCAAATTAGCCAAATGA
- the LOC125854806 gene encoding uncharacterized protein LOC125854806, whose protein sequence is MGRNCGNEAKWELASEICDLSKGVPCCSLCTTDSAFIDWYLLLDVDEGVGVDVIKQRYRKLALQLHPDKNKHPKAHIAFKLLSQAYVCLTDEASREAFETDRRNHTCPKCSIKSTEETPRHTNVAQVAKTFPPPHKARTVSRSISRRVKELKARFTEEVSVINTCLKAKSSLSTYSMNQPQTFRRRNETPIFNPSNYELQGYPHLSNYRKLLHRFQERNTDKHVSSYPVFEPRSEKEAYVHRTSSKNMFYN, encoded by the exons ATGGGAAGAAATTGTGGAAATGAAGCAAAATGGGAATTGGCATCAGAGATTTGTGATCTGTCTAAAGGTGTTCCTTGTTGTTCTCTGTGTACTACAGATTCCGCATTCATAGACTGGTATCTTCTTCTTGAC GTGGATGAGGGTGTTGGAGTAGATGTGATTAAGCAGCGATATCGTAAACTAG CATTGCAGCTTCACCCTGATAAGAACAAACATCCCAAAGCTCACATTGCATTCAAGTTGCTTTCCCAG GCATATGTTTGCCTGACGGATGAAGCAAGCAGAGAGGCTTTTGAAACAGACAGAAGAAACCACACATGCCCAAAGTGCTCCATAAAATCAACTGAAGAAACACCTAGACATACAAATGTTGCACAAGTAGCCAAAACATTTCCTCCTCCACATAAGGCACGGACAGTTTCCAGAAGCATTTCACGGCGTGTTAAAGAACTTAAAGCCAGATTTACTGAAGAAGTTTCAGTAATAAACACCTGCTTGAAGGCGAAGTCTTCACTATCTACTTACTCAATGAACCAACCTCAGACTTTCAGAAGAAGAAATGAGACACCGATCTTCAACCCATCGAATTATGAGTTACAAGGTTATCCTCATCTTAGCAATTATAGGAAGTTGCTTCATAGATTTCAGGAAAGAAACACTGACAAACATGTTTCTAGCTACCCAGTGTTTGAGCCCAGATCAGAAAAAGAAGCCTATGTACATAGAACCAGCTCTAAGAACATGTTCTACAACTAA